From Callithrix jacchus isolate 240 chromosome 15, calJac240_pri, whole genome shotgun sequence, one genomic window encodes:
- the LOC128929807 gene encoding protein fantom-like isoform X6 encodes MKEGKPALDMYAFRETEVDGNLGVGKEEEAKKYNRCQDIACLFVFLRQGLSLSPTLECSGVISAHCNLSLPGSSNSCASASQVAVVTECLSKGNQGPLQ; translated from the exons ATGAAGGAGGGAAAACCTGCTTTGGATATGTACGCTTTCAG GGAAACAGAAGTTGACGGGAACCTTGGAGTTGGGAAAGAAGAGGAGGCCAAGAAGTATAACAG ATGCCAAGATatagcttgtttgtttgtttttttgagacagggtctcagtctgtcacccacactggagtgcagtggcgtaatctctgctcactgcaatcttagcctccctggttcaagcaattcttgtgcctcagcctcccaagtagctgtggttacag AGTGTCTTTCTAAAGGCAACCAAGGACCTCTTCAGTGA
- the LOC128929807 gene encoding protein fantom-like isoform X3: MKEGKPALDMYAFRETEVDGNLGVGKEEEAKKYNRCQDIACLFVFLRQGLSLSPTLECSGVISAHCNLSLPGSSNSCASASQVAVVTDLRSNPIQDCAGRLPQQLDTSDIQGP; encoded by the exons ATGAAGGAGGGAAAACCTGCTTTGGATATGTACGCTTTCAG GGAAACAGAAGTTGACGGGAACCTTGGAGTTGGGAAAGAAGAGGAGGCCAAGAAGTATAACAG ATGCCAAGATatagcttgtttgtttgtttttttgagacagggtctcagtctgtcacccacactggagtgcagtggcgtaatctctgctcactgcaatcttagcctccctggttcaagcaattcttgtgcctcagcctcccaagtagctgtggttacag ATTTGAGAAGCAATCCAATCCAAGACTGCGCAGGAAGACTTCCACAGCAATTGGATACTAGTGACATACAAGGACCTTAA